The following proteins come from a genomic window of Frankia casuarinae:
- the cysK gene encoding cysteine synthase A has product MRIAEDITQLIGNTPLVRLRRVTDGVGAQVVAKLESFNPAHSVKDRLGVALIDAVERAGLIGPDTVILEPTSGNTGIALAMVCAARGYRCVLTMPETMSTERRMLLRALGAELVLTPGAEGMPGAIAKAEELAKNDERYLIPQQFENPANPAIHRATTAEEIWRDTDGQIDVLVAGVGTGGTITGVAQVIKERRPEARFVAVEPSASPVLSGGVKGPHPIQGIGAGFVPPVLETGLVDEIIQVDGEDAFDLARRLAQEEGLLVGISSGAAVSAALQVARRPENAGKLVVVVLPDFGERYLSTPLFAGLG; this is encoded by the coding sequence ATGAGGATCGCGGAAGACATCACGCAACTGATCGGCAACACGCCGCTGGTCCGATTGCGTCGCGTCACGGACGGAGTGGGAGCCCAGGTCGTGGCCAAACTGGAGTCCTTCAACCCGGCGCACAGCGTGAAGGACCGTCTCGGTGTGGCCCTGATCGACGCCGTGGAGCGGGCCGGGCTGATCGGGCCGGACACCGTCATCCTCGAACCCACCAGTGGGAACACCGGCATCGCCCTGGCCATGGTGTGCGCCGCCCGCGGCTACCGCTGCGTCCTGACGATGCCTGAGACGATGAGCACCGAGCGGCGGATGCTGCTGCGGGCCCTCGGCGCGGAGCTCGTGCTCACCCCCGGTGCCGAGGGCATGCCCGGCGCCATCGCGAAGGCGGAGGAGCTCGCGAAGAACGACGAACGGTACCTCATCCCGCAGCAATTCGAGAACCCGGCCAACCCGGCGATCCACCGCGCCACGACCGCCGAGGAGATCTGGCGCGACACCGACGGGCAGATCGACGTGCTCGTCGCCGGAGTCGGCACCGGCGGGACCATCACCGGCGTCGCCCAGGTCATCAAGGAGCGCAGGCCCGAGGCCCGGTTCGTCGCCGTGGAGCCGTCGGCATCGCCGGTGCTCTCGGGCGGCGTGAAGGGACCGCACCCGATCCAGGGCATCGGCGCCGGGTTCGTCCCGCCGGTCCTGGAGACCGGCCTCGTCGACGAGATCATCCAGGTCGATGGTGAGGACGCCTTCGACCTGGCCCGCCGGCTGGCCCAGGAGGAGGGACTCCTGGTGGGCATCTCCTCGGGCGCGGCGGTGTCGGCGGCGCTGCAGGTAGCCCGCCGCCCGGAGAACGCCGGGAAGCTGGTCGTCGTCGTGCTTCCGGACTTCGGCGAGCGCTACCTGAGCACACCGTTGTTCGCCGGGCTCGGGTGA
- a CDS encoding ABC transporter substrate-binding protein, producing MTTPTTPTTPHRHRTTRRLAAAAVSVLTTVTLAACGNGGGSTASGGTPVPGGRLKIALWSDLQNCVDPNQVYWIETRSLDRNIADSLTDQDPSTGKIVPWLANSWTVSPDASEYTFSLRKGVTFSDGTTLDAAAVKTAFDGLHALGAKSTLGLSYLANYKATTVVDPTTVKVAFKGAAHLDGIDVTYIAEDSVRVGLDDPVPGQYFRPLWDALHLDFGLSLTQNTTVGALLADKLPTTLALAAVAVVLMAVLGVTVAYLASYLQWGPARALLPRLPAVAISLPPFFVGLLLIQIFAFSLGWFPATGTDGWRSLVLPALTLFGVLVGHMVANAVVVETVFSRSGIGLLAQQSVLSQDVPVVQAIVLIAAALFVTVNLLVDLLYSLLDPRVAWTPRVN from the coding sequence ATGACTACCCCGACTACCCCGACTACCCCGCACCGGCACCGAACGACGCGAAGGCTGGCCGCAGCGGCCGTCTCCGTCCTCACGACCGTCACGCTCGCGGCCTGCGGGAACGGCGGCGGCAGCACGGCGTCGGGCGGGACCCCCGTCCCCGGCGGGCGGCTGAAGATCGCCCTCTGGTCGGACCTCCAGAACTGCGTCGACCCCAACCAGGTGTACTGGATAGAGACGCGCAGCCTCGACCGGAACATCGCCGACTCACTGACCGATCAGGATCCCAGCACCGGGAAGATCGTTCCCTGGCTGGCCAACAGCTGGACGGTGAGCCCCGACGCCAGCGAGTACACGTTCTCGCTGCGTAAAGGTGTGACCTTCAGCGACGGCACCACGCTCGACGCGGCTGCGGTGAAGACGGCCTTTGACGGGTTGCACGCGCTCGGCGCCAAGTCGACGCTGGGCCTGAGCTACCTGGCGAACTACAAGGCGACGACGGTCGTCGACCCCACCACGGTGAAGGTCGCCTTCAAGGGCGCCGCCCACCTCGACGGCATCGACGTCACCTACATCGCCGAGGACAGCGTCCGCGTCGGCCTTGACGATCCCGTGCCCGGGCAGTACTTTCGCCCCCTCTGGGACGCGCTGCACCTCGACTTCGGCCTCTCGCTCACCCAGAACACGACCGTCGGCGCGCTGCTCGCCGACAAGCTGCCCACGACCCTCGCCCTCGCGGCGGTCGCCGTCGTGCTCATGGCGGTGCTCGGCGTCACGGTCGCCTACCTCGCCAGCTACCTCCAGTGGGGGCCGGCGCGGGCGCTGCTGCCCCGGCTGCCCGCCGTCGCCATCTCGCTGCCGCCCTTCTTCGTGGGGCTGCTGCTCATCCAGATCTTCGCCTTCTCCCTCGGCTGGTTCCCGGCCACGGGCACGGACGGGTGGCGCAGCCTGGTGCTGCCCGCGCTGACCCTGTTCGGCGTCCTCGTCGGCCACATGGTGGCGAACGCCGTGGTCGTCGAGACCGTCTTCTCCCGCAGCGGCATCGGGCTCCTGGCCCAGCAGTCGGTCCTCAGCCAGGACGTGCCTGTCGTGCAGGCGATCGTCCTGATCGCCGCGGCCCTGTTCGTCACCGTCAACCTGCTCGTCGACCTGCTCTACTCGCTTCTCGACCCACGCGTCGCGTGGACGCCCCGGGTCAACTAG
- a CDS encoding LysR family transcriptional regulator gives MSPVLDVTALRSFVTIADCGGFRRAAHLLCISQSAVSQHVRRLEKAIGRPLVEPDGRATRFTPDGELLLTAARRILALHDGALEQLGVGRREGGAPAELRTITVGATEHAADHLLPLWMSTLTTGFPEAQIRFRLDRGARLTEALDQGAVDVAVLLGTARGAVARPAGCLPLAWYAAAGWTPPPPDRPLPLVAINDPCTIRSQALSTLARVGRTAWVVGEAGHLAGVLHAARAGVGVALLADVGPVPPGLERRHDLPAVAPEPLHVRVRRGAPPRLGQLVGDAVEAALA, from the coding sequence GTGTCCCCCGTGCTCGATGTAACGGCTTTGCGAAGTTTCGTCACCATTGCCGACTGCGGGGGCTTCCGCCGCGCCGCGCACCTGCTGTGTATCTCGCAGTCCGCCGTGAGCCAGCATGTCCGCCGGTTGGAGAAGGCGATCGGCCGCCCGCTGGTCGAGCCGGACGGTCGCGCCACCCGGTTCACTCCGGATGGTGAGCTGCTCCTGACCGCGGCCCGGCGGATCCTCGCCCTGCACGACGGCGCGCTCGAGCAGCTGGGGGTCGGCCGGCGGGAGGGCGGCGCGCCCGCGGAGCTTCGGACGATCACCGTCGGGGCGACCGAGCACGCCGCCGACCATCTGCTGCCGTTGTGGATGTCCACCCTGACCACCGGTTTTCCCGAGGCTCAGATCCGGTTCCGCCTCGACCGGGGAGCCCGGCTCACCGAGGCCCTCGACCAGGGTGCCGTCGACGTCGCCGTGCTCCTGGGAACGGCACGGGGCGCGGTGGCCCGCCCCGCCGGCTGCCTTCCCCTCGCCTGGTACGCCGCCGCCGGCTGGACTCCTCCGCCGCCGGACCGGCCGCTGCCCCTCGTGGCGATCAACGATCCCTGCACCATTCGCAGCCAGGCGTTGAGCACCCTGGCGCGGGTCGGGCGCACGGCATGGGTGGTCGGTGAGGCAGGCCATCTCGCCGGTGTGCTGCACGCCGCCCGCGCCGGGGTCGGGGTGGCTCTGCTCGCCGACGTCGGGCCGGTTCCCCCGGGGCTCGAACGGCGCCACGACCTGCCCGCCGTTGCGCCCGAACCCCTGCACGTGCGCGTGCGTCGCGGAGCGCCACCGCGGCTGGGCCAGCTGGTCGGTGACGCCGTCGAGGCCGCCCTGGCCTGA
- a CDS encoding glutamate ABC transporter substrate-binding protein, whose translation MMIIRVATARAVTVLITVALAVGVTACGTVDSPLPAQARPLAPATPTPPRPAALTPAALTPAAAAVTPTPTCDDPQASWRPPGRLPSPGAMPTGTVLETIERRGYLIAGVLADVPPFGSISPFTGQFEGFDVEIANLVGRRIFGADGHVRFRAVTYAERIPVLRDGAVDVVVATMTTNCERRALVDFSAVYYNETQRVLVPRDSPYQGMDDLGGRRVCTAAGAAAGAAATIRRAPSRPVLRTVPNIADCLVLLQAGEVDAVMTTTAILNGMAAQDPRLYVVGPALSDEPDAVAVSLDHPELTRFVNGVLARAIADGTWKRLARRWLSAPFAPPPTPPVARYRD comes from the coding sequence ATGATGATCATCCGGGTCGCGACGGCGCGAGCGGTGACGGTACTGATTACCGTCGCCCTGGCGGTCGGCGTCACCGCCTGCGGCACGGTCGACAGTCCGCTGCCGGCCCAGGCCCGACCCCTGGCCCCCGCGACGCCGACGCCCCCGCGGCCCGCCGCCCTCACGCCTGCCGCCCTCACGCCTGCCGCCGCGGCCGTGACGCCGACACCCACCTGCGACGATCCGCAGGCCAGCTGGCGCCCGCCGGGCCGGCTGCCCTCGCCGGGCGCGATGCCCACGGGCACCGTCCTGGAGACGATCGAACGCCGCGGCTACCTCATCGCCGGGGTGCTGGCCGACGTCCCGCCCTTCGGGTCGATCAGCCCGTTCACCGGCCAGTTCGAGGGCTTCGACGTGGAGATCGCCAACCTGGTCGGCCGGAGGATCTTCGGCGCGGACGGACACGTGCGGTTCCGCGCGGTCACCTACGCCGAGCGCATCCCGGTCCTGCGCGACGGCGCCGTCGACGTCGTCGTGGCGACCATGACGACGAACTGCGAGCGGCGCGCGCTGGTGGACTTCTCCGCCGTCTACTACAACGAGACGCAACGGGTCCTGGTCCCCCGCGACTCGCCGTACCAGGGGATGGACGATCTCGGTGGGCGACGGGTCTGCACGGCGGCCGGCGCGGCGGCCGGCGCGGCGGCGACCATCCGGCGGGCACCGTCGCGCCCGGTGCTGCGCACCGTGCCGAACATCGCCGACTGCCTCGTGCTGCTCCAGGCCGGGGAGGTCGACGCCGTCATGACCACCACGGCCATCCTCAACGGGATGGCCGCCCAGGACCCGCGGCTGTACGTTGTCGGACCGGCCCTGTCGGACGAGCCGGACGCGGTCGCCGTCAGCCTCGACCATCCGGAACTGACCCGCTTCGTCAACGGCGTGCTGGCCCGCGCGATCGCCGACGGCACCTGGAAACGGCTGGCCCGGCGGTGGCTGTCGGCACCGTTCGCCCCGCCGCCGACGCCACCGGTCGCCCGCTACCGGGACTGA
- a CDS encoding sensor domain-containing phosphodiesterase → MTDALSTLGPPAGVTQPDTVVTDLLEILRRHLRMDVAGLARIDGDLLVLQVLSGDARGFRLAPGSTIRREHALLGRVLSGEIPEIVADTRTDPRTADAGVVRELGVGAYAAAPVADNDGEVYGIVGCLAHDALPHPRDRDVHFLHLLAAFLSDAVLDLHRLWEQRRRIWQEVSDLIDAGGPKMIFQPIFRLTDERIVGVEALSRFPHTTGDAQQWYNDAATVGLSIELELMAIRHALTVLPTLPSDLTLAVNASPSTITSGLVDILPDRGADRLIVEITEHEHIGDDSELLVAVGVLRRRGVRIAIDDVGTGYAGLEQLIHLRPEIIKLDRVLTHGIDTDPARRAIATGLVQVAGEIGGCVIAEGIETPMELDTAMAAGIPYGQGYLLGHPTTTAGAAWVEHSAHRPTAAEPEPVPATSSRRLG, encoded by the coding sequence ATGACGGATGCGCTGTCGACGTTGGGCCCGCCGGCAGGCGTCACACAGCCGGACACAGTAGTGACGGATCTCCTCGAGATCCTGCGCCGGCATCTGCGGATGGACGTCGCGGGGCTGGCCCGGATCGACGGGGATCTGCTTGTCCTGCAGGTTCTCAGCGGGGACGCACGGGGGTTCAGGTTGGCGCCGGGTTCGACGATCCGCCGCGAGCATGCCCTGCTCGGGCGGGTGCTGTCCGGCGAGATACCGGAGATCGTCGCGGACACGCGCACCGATCCGCGCACCGCGGACGCGGGCGTCGTCCGCGAGTTGGGCGTCGGCGCGTACGCCGCGGCGCCGGTCGCCGACAACGACGGCGAGGTGTACGGCATAGTCGGCTGCCTCGCCCACGACGCGCTCCCCCACCCACGCGACCGCGACGTGCACTTCCTGCACCTGTTGGCGGCCTTCCTGAGCGACGCGGTCCTCGACCTGCACCGCCTGTGGGAACAGCGACGCCGCATCTGGCAGGAGGTGAGCGACCTCATCGACGCGGGCGGCCCAAAGATGATCTTCCAGCCGATCTTCAGGCTCACGGACGAGCGGATCGTCGGGGTCGAGGCGCTGTCCCGCTTCCCCCACACGACCGGCGATGCGCAGCAGTGGTACAACGACGCCGCAACCGTCGGCCTGAGCATCGAACTGGAACTCATGGCGATCCGCCACGCGCTGACCGTCCTGCCGACGCTCCCGTCCGACCTCACCCTCGCCGTCAACGCCTCGCCGTCCACCATCACCTCCGGCCTGGTCGACATCCTTCCCGACCGGGGGGCCGATCGCCTCATCGTGGAGATCACCGAGCACGAGCACATCGGCGACGACTCGGAGCTGCTGGTCGCCGTCGGCGTGCTGCGCCGCCGCGGGGTCCGCATCGCGATCGACGACGTCGGCACCGGCTACGCGGGCCTGGAACAGCTCATCCACCTGCGCCCGGAGATCATCAAACTGGATCGGGTCCTCACCCACGGGATCGACACCGATCCGGCCAGGCGCGCCATCGCGACGGGACTGGTGCAGGTCGCCGGCGAGATCGGCGGCTGCGTCATCGCCGAGGGCATCGAAACCCCGATGGAGCTCGACACGGCGATGGCGGCCGGGATCCCCTACGGCCAAGGCTACCTGCTCGGCCATCCCACCACGACCGCCGGGGCCGCCTGGGTGGAGCACTCCGCGCACCGGCCGACGGCCGCCGAACCGGAACCGGTGCCGGCCACCTCCTCCCGGCGGCTCGGCTGA
- a CDS encoding acyl-CoA dehydrogenase family protein: MTVFQHVRQARDPFWPDDLYRTMIADSLTRPVLLNAVRAEPELGAPVRGGLPATKIRRTADGWVLTGHKGYATSSEGLSYHLAWAATEDDDPLLGHAIVPADSPGIRIVRTWDHFGLRASSTHDVIYTDVEIPTGNFRGVPRSAQPADTSLAAVTIGATALYVGVARAAQEFFVRFANERVPTSLGRPIATTERIQTIAGEIEAQLVAAEEVAFGVARRFDEGAPDAAERAVLAKPLVARAAITAVQTAVAAIGNPGLTRHNPLERHLRDVHCVRVHPPQEDTALLIAGRRTLATAAPAVRSPAPPAPPESTPTSSSRPGAPPGAPPGAPSP; encoded by the coding sequence ATGACCGTCTTCCAGCACGTGCGGCAGGCCCGCGATCCCTTCTGGCCCGACGATCTTTACCGGACGATGATCGCCGACTCGCTGACCCGGCCGGTCCTGCTCAACGCCGTCCGGGCCGAGCCGGAGCTGGGCGCCCCGGTCCGCGGCGGACTGCCCGCCACGAAGATCCGTCGTACCGCCGACGGTTGGGTGCTGACTGGGCACAAAGGCTACGCGACGAGCTCGGAGGGCCTGAGCTACCACCTGGCATGGGCGGCGACCGAGGACGACGACCCGTTGCTGGGACACGCGATCGTGCCGGCTGACAGCCCCGGAATCCGCATCGTGCGCACCTGGGACCACTTCGGGCTGCGGGCAAGCAGCACCCACGACGTGATCTACACCGACGTCGAGATCCCCACCGGGAACTTCCGGGGGGTGCCCCGCTCCGCCCAGCCTGCCGACACGAGCCTGGCCGCCGTCACGATCGGCGCCACCGCCCTGTATGTCGGGGTGGCGCGGGCCGCACAGGAGTTCTTCGTGCGCTTCGCGAACGAACGCGTTCCGACGTCGCTGGGCCGGCCGATCGCCACCACCGAGCGGATCCAGACGATCGCCGGGGAGATCGAGGCGCAGCTCGTCGCCGCCGAGGAGGTCGCCTTCGGGGTGGCCCGCCGCTTCGATGAGGGCGCGCCGGACGCCGCGGAGCGTGCGGTGCTCGCGAAGCCCCTCGTCGCCCGGGCCGCCATCACCGCCGTGCAGACCGCCGTCGCAGCCATCGGCAACCCCGGCCTGACGCGGCACAACCCGCTCGAACGGCACCTGCGCGACGTGCACTGCGTCCGCGTCCATCCCCCCCAGGAGGACACGGCGCTGCTGATCGCCGGTCGCCGGACCCTCGCCACCGCAGCTCCCGCTGTGCGGTCCCCTGCCCCGCCCGCACCACCCGAATCGACGCCGACCTCGTCGTCTCGTCCAGGAGCACCTCCAGGAGCACCTCCAGGAGCACCATCACCATGA
- the cysE gene encoding serine O-acetyltransferase, translated as MLSTLRHDLRTVKERDPAARSTLEIALCYPGVHAVWGHRISHWLWTRDLRLPGRVVATLTRMLTGVEIHPAATLGPGVFIDHATGVVIGETAEVGADVTIYHGVTLGGTSLEPTKRHPTIGDRVIIGAGAKVLGNITVGSDSRIGANAVVVRPVPPGSVVVGVPGQVITPSRPRPATALPGQDDVLPDLVGVSLKSLLTRVDQLEAVLDGNTGNTDGRADGRVAARPTIRPPQAGVWHGEDFSI; from the coding sequence GTGCTCTCGACGCTGCGCCATGACCTGCGCACGGTGAAGGAACGGGATCCGGCCGCCCGCTCCACCCTCGAGATCGCCCTGTGCTATCCCGGCGTGCACGCCGTCTGGGGCCACCGGATCAGCCACTGGCTGTGGACCCGTGACCTGCGGCTGCCCGGGCGCGTGGTTGCCACGCTCACCCGCATGCTCACCGGGGTCGAGATCCACCCCGCCGCCACGCTCGGCCCCGGCGTCTTCATCGACCACGCCACCGGCGTGGTCATCGGGGAGACCGCCGAGGTCGGCGCCGACGTCACGATCTACCACGGGGTCACCCTCGGCGGCACCAGCCTGGAACCGACCAAGCGGCACCCCACCATCGGCGACCGAGTGATCATCGGTGCCGGCGCCAAGGTTCTCGGCAACATCACCGTCGGCTCGGACAGCCGCATCGGGGCCAACGCCGTCGTCGTGCGGCCCGTGCCGCCCGGCTCAGTGGTCGTTGGCGTCCCCGGCCAGGTCATCACCCCCAGCCGTCCCCGGCCGGCCACCGCCCTGCCCGGTCAGGACGACGTGCTCCCCGACCTCGTCGGCGTCAGCCTGAAGTCCCTGCTCACCCGGGTCGACCAGCTGGAGGCGGTGCTCGACGGGAACACCGGGAACACCGACGGCCGCGCCGACGGGCGGGTCGCAGCCCGTCCCACGATCCGCCCGCCCCAGGCCGGTGTGTGGCACGGCGAGGACTTCTCCATCTGA
- a CDS encoding protein phosphatase 2C domain-containing protein, which produces MNAGQRPGPASGPRDPGLADPGTADPGTADPGTAGRCPGCAAPVLPDDRFCERCGVALTAAGREPGDRIDVDLTIAAGVSDRGLVHRSNEDGFALAVVGPPGPAGPAYPADLPGPARPAVVAVVCDGVSTAPGSGPAAVAAARDATAFLADAVGTPRSPEPTGGGVPWENAALRAAAAAAQRSAVASITSPDDAPACTFVAAIVTADRLAVGWLGDSRAYLLGPRGAHLLTEDDTLAAEAVRAGLLPAELAETAPGAHTITHWIGTGSGSAVPRVVSLPLTGPGRVVLCSDGLWNYASAATALAGHVGRLPADAPAAAVAHHLASVALAAGGADNITVVVIDIF; this is translated from the coding sequence ATGAACGCCGGACAGCGGCCGGGACCGGCGTCGGGGCCACGGGACCCCGGCCTGGCGGACCCCGGCACGGCGGACCCCGGCACGGCGGACCCCGGCACGGCGGGACGCTGCCCCGGCTGCGCGGCGCCGGTCCTTCCCGACGACCGGTTCTGCGAACGCTGCGGCGTGGCCCTGACGGCGGCCGGCCGCGAGCCCGGCGACCGGATCGATGTCGACCTGACGATCGCGGCCGGCGTGTCGGACCGCGGCCTCGTCCACCGGAGCAACGAGGACGGGTTCGCCCTCGCCGTCGTCGGCCCACCCGGGCCAGCCGGCCCGGCCTATCCAGCCGACCTGCCCGGCCCGGCCCGCCCGGCGGTCGTGGCGGTCGTGTGCGACGGGGTGTCGACGGCTCCCGGCTCGGGACCGGCCGCCGTGGCCGCTGCCCGGGACGCCACCGCCTTCCTGGCCGACGCCGTGGGCACGCCGAGGTCTCCCGAGCCGACGGGCGGCGGCGTCCCCTGGGAGAACGCCGCGCTGCGGGCGGCGGCCGCGGCCGCCCAGCGCAGCGCCGTCGCCTCGATCACCAGCCCCGACGACGCGCCGGCCTGCACGTTCGTCGCGGCGATCGTGACGGCGGACCGGCTCGCCGTCGGCTGGCTCGGGGACAGCAGAGCCTACCTACTCGGCCCGCGGGGCGCGCACCTGCTGACCGAGGACGACACGCTGGCGGCCGAGGCGGTGCGGGCCGGCCTGCTTCCGGCCGAGCTGGCCGAGACGGCGCCCGGCGCCCACACCATCACCCACTGGATCGGGACGGGCAGCGGGTCGGCGGTACCGCGCGTCGTCTCGCTGCCCCTCACCGGGCCGGGACGGGTGGTGCTGTGCAGCGACGGGCTGTGGAACTACGCCTCGGCCGCCACGGCCCTCGCCGGTCACGTCGGGCGCCTGCCGGCGGACGCGCCCGCCGCCGCGGTCGCCCACCATCTCGCCTCGGTGGCGCTGGCCGCCGGCGGCGCGGACAACATCACCGTGGTCGTCATCGACATATTCTGA
- a CDS encoding serine/threonine-protein kinase, which produces MNAVIPCPEPDCGGVVEDGSRTAPSRLGAGLVEVPEPDVPEPDVPDPASMLLADPQIPERRRACAGCGAPVGRARGRRPARPEGFCPGCGQPFSFRPTLHAGDRVGPYEIAGALAHGGQGWIYLARDPSVAEGSWVVLKGLLDSGDREAQAAAIAERRFLASVDHPAIVRIFTFVEHAGTSYIVMEYIGGTSLREVLCRRRADAGRPDPLPVTQAVAYLLAALPAFAYLHRNGLVFGDFTPDNVMLGRETPRLIDLDAIRRIDDGAVAGAGCGTLGYQAPEVPTTGPSVASDLFAVGRTLATLILDFRGNTSTYLHTMPPAADHPVLARHESLYRFLLKATAPDPDRRFTGAEEMHDELLGVLREIVAAERGTPAPAPAPSRRFTGDLHPTGEGGLTGEGGLTGEGGLTGEGGLTGEGGLTALPPWSVLPRLRADPDDPAADPLTALPDLAPEQLAELLGAMGTTSVGARLHLADLRMRLGRTAAAREMLAEIEAEDPFEWRVDWQRGLLALADGDTAAARGAFDRVYDEVPGELAPKLALARTAEATGDLPRAQQLYDLVSRTDDAFTGAAFGLARVRIAAGNRDGAVAAYRRVPPASAAHVDAQIRLARVLGTVTVAGVPNRAGIMAASDVLAGLDLDSGRRAALTRDLLTTALDLVAAGTLPVDPGVTVAGAALREADLRFGLERAYRELARLAATTDERYALVDLANRVRPRTLV; this is translated from the coding sequence GTGAACGCGGTCATCCCCTGCCCGGAGCCGGACTGCGGCGGCGTCGTCGAGGACGGGTCGCGGACCGCACCGAGCCGGCTGGGCGCGGGTCTGGTCGAGGTGCCCGAGCCCGACGTGCCCGAGCCCGACGTGCCGGACCCGGCGTCGATGCTGCTGGCGGACCCGCAGATCCCGGAACGGCGGCGGGCCTGTGCCGGGTGCGGCGCGCCGGTGGGACGCGCCCGGGGCCGCCGGCCCGCGCGTCCCGAGGGCTTCTGCCCGGGATGCGGCCAGCCGTTCTCGTTCCGTCCCACGCTGCACGCCGGTGACCGCGTCGGGCCGTACGAGATCGCGGGGGCCCTCGCGCACGGCGGCCAGGGCTGGATCTACCTCGCCCGGGACCCGAGCGTCGCGGAGGGCTCCTGGGTCGTGCTCAAGGGCCTGCTCGACTCCGGCGACCGCGAGGCACAGGCCGCGGCCATCGCCGAGCGCCGGTTCCTGGCCTCCGTCGACCATCCGGCGATCGTGCGGATCTTCACCTTCGTCGAGCATGCCGGCACGAGCTACATCGTGATGGAGTACATCGGCGGCACCTCGCTGCGGGAGGTGCTGTGCCGGCGTCGGGCCGACGCCGGCCGGCCCGACCCGCTGCCGGTCACCCAGGCCGTCGCCTACCTCCTCGCGGCGCTGCCCGCCTTCGCCTACCTGCACCGAAACGGCCTGGTGTTCGGCGACTTCACACCCGACAACGTGATGCTCGGCCGGGAGACACCGCGCCTGATCGACCTCGACGCGATCCGTCGCATCGACGACGGCGCAGTAGCCGGAGCCGGCTGCGGCACCCTCGGCTACCAGGCACCCGAGGTGCCCACCACCGGCCCCTCGGTCGCCTCCGACCTGTTCGCCGTGGGACGCACTCTCGCGACCCTCATCCTGGACTTCCGCGGTAACACCTCGACCTACCTGCACACGATGCCACCGGCGGCGGACCATCCCGTCCTCGCCCGGCACGAGTCGCTGTACCGGTTCCTGCTCAAGGCGACCGCGCCCGATCCCGACCGCCGCTTCACCGGCGCCGAGGAGATGCACGACGAACTGCTGGGGGTGCTGCGGGAGATCGTCGCGGCCGAACGCGGGACACCGGCCCCGGCGCCGGCGCCGAGCCGGCGGTTCACCGGCGACCTCCACCCCACCGGCGAAGGTGGCCTCACCGGCGAAGGTGGCCTCACCGGCGAAGGTGGCCTCACCGGCGAAGGTGGCCTCACCGGCGAAGGTGGCCTCACCGCGCTGCCGCCGTGGTCGGTGCTGCCCCGGCTACGGGCCGACCCCGACGACCCGGCGGCGGACCCGCTCACCGCCCTGCCGGACCTCGCGCCCGAGCAGCTCGCCGAGCTGCTCGGTGCGATGGGAACCACCAGCGTCGGGGCGCGCCTGCACCTGGCCGACCTGCGGATGCGCCTGGGCCGGACCGCCGCCGCCCGCGAGATGCTCGCCGAGATCGAGGCGGAGGACCCCTTCGAGTGGCGGGTGGACTGGCAGCGCGGGCTGCTGGCACTCGCCGACGGCGACACCGCCGCGGCCCGCGGCGCGTTCGACCGGGTCTACGACGAGGTCCCGGGCGAGCTCGCGCCGAAGCTGGCGCTGGCGCGCACCGCGGAGGCCACCGGCGACCTCCCCCGGGCGCAGCAGCTGTATGACCTGGTGTCGCGCACCGACGACGCGTTCACCGGCGCGGCGTTCGGGCTGGCGCGGGTGCGGATCGCCGCGGGCAACCGCGACGGTGCGGTGGCCGCCTACCGCCGGGTACCACCGGCCTCGGCCGCCCACGTCGACGCCCAGATCCGGCTGGCCCGGGTACTCGGCACGGTGACCGTGGCCGGCGTCCCCAACCGGGCCGGCATCATGGCCGCGTCGGACGTGCTGGCCGGCCTGGACCTCGACTCGGGCCGCCGGGCCGCTCTCACCCGGGATCTGCTGACCACCGCGCTCGACCTGGTGGCGGCCGGCACGCTCCCGGTGGACCCGGGCGTCACGGTCGCCGGTGCCGCACTGCGGGAAGCGGACCTGCGCTTCGGCCTGGAACGCGCCTACCGGGAGCTCGCCCGGCTGGCCGCGACCACCGACGAGCGGTACGCCCTCGTCGACCTCGCCAACCGTGTCCGCCCGCGGACCCTGGTATGA